One Agrococcus jenensis genomic region harbors:
- a CDS encoding 4a-hydroxytetrahydrobiopterin dehydratase, translating into MTDGPRLTAKRFHEHPGVEDWRVLFWGAHAHYACDSFAQAVELATAIGDVAAAVGHAPDVDLRPRGVTIRTATRRDGGLSAADARLAQGISEAARRLGCRSDPSTLMVTGIAVAQDRGADVRPFWAAVMGYDLLGDEDAIDPQRRNPHVWLHELDPPKPGRGRTHIDISVPADHAEARVAAAVAAGGRIVREEPGRWWTIASPENHGVDIASWPDVEDFDEDPGGGPDEERPPTSD; encoded by the coding sequence ATGACCGACGGACCCCGGCTGACCGCCAAGCGCTTCCACGAGCATCCCGGCGTCGAGGACTGGCGCGTGCTGTTCTGGGGCGCGCACGCCCACTACGCGTGCGACTCGTTCGCGCAGGCGGTCGAGCTCGCGACCGCCATCGGTGATGTCGCGGCCGCGGTCGGCCACGCGCCCGACGTCGACCTGCGGCCGCGGGGCGTGACGATCCGCACGGCGACACGGCGCGACGGCGGCCTCAGCGCGGCCGACGCGCGCCTCGCCCAGGGCATCTCGGAGGCGGCGCGGCGGCTCGGATGCCGCTCGGATCCCTCGACTCTCATGGTCACCGGCATCGCCGTCGCGCAGGACCGCGGCGCCGACGTGCGGCCGTTCTGGGCGGCCGTGATGGGCTACGACCTGCTCGGCGACGAGGATGCGATCGACCCCCAGCGGCGCAACCCGCACGTCTGGCTGCACGAGCTCGACCCACCCAAGCCGGGCAGGGGCCGCACGCACATCGACATCTCGGTGCCCGCCGACCACGCCGAGGCGCGCGTCGCCGCGGCAGTGGCAGCCGGTGGCCGCATCGTGCGGGAGGAGCCCGGGCGCTGGTGGACGATCGCGTCGCCCGAGAACCACGGCGTCGACATCGCGTCGTGGCCCGACGTGGAGGACTTCGACGAGGACCCGGGCGGCGGCCCCGACGAGGAGCGTCCGCCGACGAGCGACTAG
- a CDS encoding uridine kinase, which translates to MVDSALLMKAASWTPEQKALYTSLAELLVRRNPRGRRLVAIEGRDGVGKTRFADALQVALARAGVEAFRASADDFHRSQAFRYRQGRDSPKGYYEDAFDVELLDRVLLHPFRMGGSTGFMTRAFDLHADRSVEMEWQTAGPDAVLLVDGVFLQRPALAGKWHAVLYLEADDRVRGERMRARDGAHPDVQHASHRRYREAHDHYERTVRPRQKALVIVDNSDWRWPKQVFADTC; encoded by the coding sequence ATGGTCGACTCCGCCCTCCTGATGAAGGCAGCGTCCTGGACGCCCGAGCAGAAGGCCCTCTACACGAGCCTCGCCGAGCTGCTCGTGCGCCGCAATCCGCGCGGCCGTCGGCTCGTCGCGATCGAGGGCCGCGACGGCGTGGGCAAGACCCGGTTCGCGGATGCCCTGCAGGTCGCGCTCGCGCGCGCCGGCGTCGAGGCGTTCCGCGCGAGCGCCGACGACTTCCACCGGTCGCAGGCGTTCCGCTACCGGCAGGGCCGCGACTCGCCGAAGGGCTACTACGAGGACGCCTTCGACGTCGAGCTGCTCGACCGGGTGCTGCTGCACCCGTTCCGCATGGGCGGCTCGACCGGCTTCATGACGCGCGCGTTCGACCTGCACGCCGACCGCTCGGTCGAGATGGAGTGGCAGACGGCGGGTCCGGATGCGGTGCTCCTCGTCGACGGGGTGTTCCTGCAGCGCCCGGCGCTCGCCGGCAAGTGGCACGCGGTGCTCTACCTCGAGGCCGACGACCGCGTGCGCGGCGAGCGGATGCGCGCTCGCGACGGCGCGCACCCCGACGTGCAGCACGCGTCGCACCGGCGCTACCGCGAGGCGCACGACCACTACGAGCGCACCGTCCGTCCGCGCCAGAAGGCGCTCGTGATCGTCGACAACAGCGACTGGCGGTGGCCGAAGCAGGTCTTCGCCGACACCTGCTGA
- a CDS encoding A/G-specific adenine glycosylase: MLGTASVAALAGWYRDNARDLPWRRPDFDAWGTLVSEIMLQQTQVSRVAVEIDRWLERWPTPADLADAPTHEVLRQWGTLGYPRRALRLQDAARAIVERHGGDVPRDVAALLALPGIGDYTARAVAVFHFGDRHPVVDTNVRRVIARAVHGQGEAGPTARRDLADVEALLPDAPADASVTSIALMELGALVCTARAPRCDACPIADACAWRAAGYPAYEGRRAPRQGTFAGSDRQARGTVLRALRAVDVPLAESELAPLWPDAAQLDRALASLAADGLVVRADGSARLPD; the protein is encoded by the coding sequence ATGCTCGGGACCGCCTCCGTCGCCGCGCTCGCGGGCTGGTACCGCGACAACGCGCGCGACCTCCCATGGCGCCGGCCCGACTTCGACGCGTGGGGCACGCTCGTGAGCGAGATCATGCTGCAGCAGACGCAGGTGTCGCGCGTGGCCGTCGAGATCGACCGCTGGCTCGAGCGCTGGCCGACGCCCGCCGACCTCGCAGACGCGCCCACGCACGAGGTGCTGCGGCAGTGGGGCACGCTCGGGTACCCGCGCCGGGCGCTGCGGCTGCAGGACGCGGCGCGGGCCATCGTCGAGCGGCACGGCGGCGACGTGCCGCGCGACGTGGCCGCGCTGCTCGCGCTCCCGGGGATCGGCGACTACACCGCGCGCGCGGTCGCCGTCTTCCACTTCGGCGACCGCCACCCGGTCGTCGACACGAACGTGCGCCGCGTGATCGCCCGCGCGGTGCACGGGCAGGGCGAGGCCGGCCCCACCGCGAGGCGCGACCTCGCCGACGTCGAGGCGCTGCTGCCGGACGCCCCCGCCGACGCATCCGTCACCTCCATCGCGCTCATGGAGCTCGGCGCGCTCGTCTGCACGGCGCGCGCTCCGAGGTGCGATGCGTGCCCGATCGCCGACGCGTGCGCGTGGCGCGCGGCCGGCTACCCGGCGTACGAGGGCAGGCGCGCGCCGCGCCAGGGCACCTTCGCAGGCAGCGACCGGCAGGCGCGCGGCACGGTGCTGCGCGCGCTCCGCGCGGTCGACGTGCCGCTCGCGGAGTCCGAGCTGGCGCCCCTCTGGCCCGATGCCGCGCAGCTCGATCGCGCGCTCGCGTCGCTCGCCGCCGACGGCCTCGTCGTGCGCGCTGACGGATCGGCCCGCCTCCCGGACTGA
- a CDS encoding RNB domain-containing ribonuclease, translating into MPARHARLTEASDELAAALAEIRAELGLTAELPPEAEAEAAALAADPPLPEPDQTGVAFVTIDPEGSTDLDQALHLERDGDGVVVRYAIADVPAFVAPGGPIDVEARRRGQTMYAPDGRVPLHPPVLSEGVASLLAGQVRGAYVWTMRLDARGDVVATTLERARVRSREQLTYAEAQQRIDAGDAMLGLLREVGELRIALEAERGGASLDMPEEQVVREGDEYRIERRELLPVERWNAQLSLMTGMEAANLQLRAKRGILRTMPTPPAADVERFRREVRAIGEEWADGEHYGAFLRRLDRARPTTLAILQAARRLFRGAAYTVLDDASEASALEQAAIGAPYAHVTAPLRRLVDRYALAHCEAIANGREIPTWAAEGLAGLPGIMQASAQAASRLERESIDVVEIAVLRSRIGDTFDAVVVDSRKEGSTIQLLDPPTEAACDTDAEPGTRIRVRLTDADLAERLLRFAEVR; encoded by the coding sequence ATGCCGGCACGACATGCGCGTCTGACCGAGGCGAGCGACGAGCTCGCCGCCGCCCTCGCCGAGATCCGCGCGGAGCTGGGGCTGACGGCCGAGCTCCCGCCCGAGGCGGAGGCGGAGGCGGCCGCGCTCGCCGCGGATCCGCCGCTGCCCGAGCCCGACCAGACGGGCGTCGCGTTCGTCACGATCGACCCCGAGGGCTCGACCGACCTCGACCAGGCGCTCCACCTCGAGCGCGACGGCGACGGGGTCGTGGTGCGCTACGCGATCGCCGACGTGCCCGCGTTCGTGGCACCGGGCGGCCCGATCGACGTCGAGGCGCGCCGCCGCGGCCAGACGATGTACGCGCCGGACGGCAGGGTGCCGCTGCACCCGCCGGTCCTGAGCGAGGGCGTCGCGAGCCTCCTCGCCGGGCAGGTGCGGGGCGCCTACGTCTGGACCATGCGGCTGGATGCGCGCGGCGACGTGGTCGCGACGACGCTCGAGCGCGCACGGGTGCGCTCCCGCGAGCAGCTGACCTATGCCGAGGCGCAGCAGCGCATCGACGCGGGAGACGCCATGCTGGGCCTGCTGCGCGAGGTCGGCGAGCTGCGGATCGCGCTCGAGGCCGAGCGCGGCGGCGCGAGCCTCGACATGCCGGAGGAGCAGGTCGTGCGCGAGGGCGACGAGTACCGCATCGAGCGGCGCGAGCTGCTGCCGGTCGAGCGCTGGAACGCGCAGCTGTCGCTCATGACCGGCATGGAGGCCGCGAACCTGCAGCTGCGCGCGAAGCGCGGCATCCTGCGGACGATGCCGACGCCGCCGGCGGCCGACGTCGAGCGCTTCCGTCGCGAGGTGCGGGCGATCGGAGAGGAGTGGGCCGACGGCGAGCACTACGGCGCGTTCCTGCGACGCCTCGACCGCGCGCGCCCGACGACGCTCGCGATCCTGCAGGCGGCGCGGCGGCTCTTCCGCGGCGCGGCATACACGGTGCTCGACGACGCGTCCGAGGCGTCGGCGCTCGAGCAGGCGGCCATCGGTGCGCCGTACGCGCACGTGACCGCGCCGCTGCGGCGGCTCGTCGACCGCTACGCGCTCGCCCACTGTGAGGCGATCGCGAACGGCCGCGAGATCCCCACGTGGGCCGCCGAGGGGCTCGCGGGTCTGCCGGGCATCATGCAGGCGTCGGCGCAGGCCGCGTCGAGGCTCGAGCGCGAGTCGATCGACGTCGTGGAGATCGCGGTGCTGCGGTCGCGCATCGGCGACACGTTCGACGCGGTGGTCGTGGACTCCCGGAAGGAGGGGTCGACGATCCAGCTGCTCGACCCGCCGACCGAGGCGGCGTGCGACACGGACGCCGAGCCTGGCACGCGGATCCGCGTGCGGCTGACGGACGCGGACCTCGCCGAGCGGCTGCTGCGCTTCGCCGAGGTCCGCTGA
- a CDS encoding ketopantoate reductase family protein encodes MAIEDGQRQPRQRIAVIGAGAIGGTIAARLDAIGHHVTVTARGEHLAAVRAHGLRLRGAFGLHTARVTALELLQDAPDLAILATKATGAAAAIEANHARLAGVPLLVVQNGLGGELAAAELLGHGRVAGGIALMAANSMEPGVITVTAAGDTIVGGAEGARFAAVLGEALPTSETPSIEGAQWTKLLINMVNALPAIVGHSVQDVIRDPGLRRVMLASMRETTQIGLASGVRFQPLQGLTPLMVRIVASAPRRIAQQVPLRIKERLGDVPNLGSTQQSIRRRQPTEVDHINGAVVAAAARLGREAPVNAALVELVHEVERTGRFLPASVVRRLA; translated from the coding sequence ATGGCGATCGAGGACGGCCAGCGGCAGCCGCGGCAGCGCATCGCGGTGATCGGCGCCGGGGCGATCGGCGGCACGATCGCGGCGCGGCTGGATGCCATCGGTCACCACGTGACCGTCACCGCGCGCGGCGAGCACCTCGCGGCCGTCCGAGCGCACGGGCTGCGACTGCGAGGGGCCTTCGGCCTGCACACCGCCCGCGTCACGGCCCTGGAGCTGCTGCAGGACGCACCCGACCTCGCGATCCTCGCCACCAAGGCGACCGGCGCGGCGGCCGCGATCGAGGCGAACCACGCGCGGCTCGCGGGGGTGCCGCTGCTCGTGGTGCAGAACGGCCTCGGCGGCGAGCTCGCCGCGGCCGAGCTGCTCGGGCACGGTCGCGTCGCCGGCGGGATCGCGCTGATGGCGGCGAACTCCATGGAGCCGGGCGTCATCACGGTCACCGCGGCCGGCGACACCATCGTCGGCGGCGCCGAAGGGGCGCGGTTCGCGGCGGTGCTCGGCGAGGCTCTGCCCACGAGCGAGACGCCCTCGATCGAGGGCGCCCAGTGGACGAAGCTGCTCATCAACATGGTGAACGCGCTGCCCGCGATCGTCGGGCACTCGGTGCAGGACGTCATCCGCGACCCGGGGCTGCGCCGCGTGATGCTCGCCTCGATGCGGGAGACGACGCAGATCGGACTGGCCTCGGGCGTGCGCTTCCAGCCGCTGCAGGGGCTGACGCCGCTCATGGTGCGGATCGTCGCCTCCGCACCCCGGCGGATCGCCCAGCAGGTGCCGCTCCGCATCAAGGAGCGGCTCGGCGACGTGCCGAACCTCGGGTCGACGCAGCAGTCGATCCGGCGTCGGCAGCCGACGGAGGTCGATCACATCAACGGCGCGGTCGTCGCGGCTGCGGCGCGGCTCGGCCGCGAGGCGCCGGTGAACGCGGCGCTCGTCGAGCTCGTGCACGAGGTCGAGCGGACGGGGCGGTTCCTGCCGGCGTCGGTGGTGCGGCGGCTCGCGTAG
- the infB gene encoding translation initiation factor IF-2: protein MANPRVHEIAAELGVESKVAMAKLKEMGEFVKGPASAIAPPVARKLKAALASESASAPAAAAPKAPAKAAPSAKPASATPAAAAPAATPKAAAPAAPQAAPEPASTAAPAPTPAPKAAPAPAAQTPAPASPAPASPASASPAPASPAPAAPAQQGDGDSGSSIPRPMGRPGAPRPGNNPFASAQGMGRPRVGNNPFTSKAGPGGPRPVAPRPGAPRPGAPRPGAPRPGAPRTGGPGRPGAGGRPGGGFQRPGAGAPGPGAPGRGGPAFAGRPGGGGRGRGGTAGAFGKGGAKGKSRKSKRTKRLEFEMREAPSIGGVKVRRGDGTTVIRMRRGASIADFAEKIDASPGDLVTVLFHLGEMATATESLDEATFELLGAELGYQVQIVSPEDEDKELLEGFDIDLEQELEDETDEDLVYRSPVVTVMGHVDHGKTRLLDAIRDANVIDGEAGGITQHIGAYQVWKEHEGEDRAITFIDTPGHEAFTAMRARGAQVTDIAILVVAADDGIMPQTIEALNHAQAANVPIVVAVNKVDKEGANPAKVRQQLTEYGLVTEEYGGDTMFVDVSALARTGIEELLEAVLLTADAGLDLRANPNKEARGVAIEARLDKGRGAVATVLIQSGTLRVGDAIVAGTAYGRVRAMVDDRGELVQEAGPSMPVQVQGLSSVPRAGDSFIVTEEDRTARQIAEKREAVERNAQLAKARKRLSLEDFKLALEQGKVETLNLIIKGDVSGAVEALEESLMKIEIDDTVDLRIIHRGVGAVTESDVNLATVDSAVIIGFNVRPDPKARERAAREGVDIRFYNVIYAAIEDVENSLKGMLKPEFEEKQSGVAEIREVFRSSKFGNIAGCIVRSGTITRNAKARVIRDGVVLADGLAIESLRRFKDDVTEVRTDFECGIGLGKFNDLQIGDEIETTEMVEKPRV, encoded by the coding sequence GTGGCAAACCCACGCGTGCACGAGATCGCCGCCGAGCTCGGCGTCGAGAGCAAGGTCGCGATGGCCAAGCTCAAGGAGATGGGCGAGTTCGTCAAGGGACCCGCCTCGGCGATCGCACCCCCGGTCGCCCGCAAGCTGAAGGCCGCCCTGGCGTCCGAGAGCGCGAGCGCACCCGCGGCCGCGGCCCCGAAGGCACCGGCCAAGGCCGCACCGTCGGCGAAGCCGGCATCGGCAACGCCCGCAGCGGCCGCCCCCGCCGCGACCCCGAAGGCTGCGGCTCCCGCGGCCCCGCAGGCCGCGCCGGAACCCGCATCCACCGCGGCGCCCGCGCCGACGCCCGCTCCGAAGGCTGCGCCGGCTCCGGCCGCGCAGACCCCCGCGCCGGCATCGCCCGCACCCGCATCACCCGCATCCGCATCGCCCGCACCCGCATCGCCCGCACCCGCCGCGCCCGCGCAGCAGGGTGACGGCGACAGCGGCAGCAGCATCCCCCGCCCGATGGGTCGCCCCGGCGCACCGCGTCCGGGCAACAACCCGTTCGCGTCCGCGCAGGGCATGGGCCGGCCGCGCGTCGGCAACAACCCGTTCACGAGCAAGGCGGGCCCCGGCGGCCCGCGTCCCGTGGCTCCGCGCCCCGGCGCTCCCCGCCCGGGCGCACCGCGTCCCGGCGCTCCCCGTCCCGGCGCCCCGCGCACCGGCGGCCCCGGCCGACCCGGAGCCGGCGGTCGCCCCGGCGGCGGCTTCCAGCGCCCCGGCGCCGGCGCTCCCGGTCCCGGTGCTCCGGGCCGCGGCGGTCCCGCGTTCGCGGGTCGTCCCGGTGGTGGTGGCCGCGGTCGCGGCGGCACGGCCGGCGCGTTCGGCAAGGGCGGCGCGAAGGGCAAGTCCCGCAAGTCGAAGCGCACGAAGCGGCTCGAGTTCGAGATGCGCGAGGCGCCGTCGATCGGCGGCGTCAAGGTCCGTCGCGGCGACGGCACCACGGTCATCCGCATGCGCCGCGGCGCATCGATCGCGGACTTCGCCGAGAAGATCGACGCGAGCCCCGGTGACCTCGTGACCGTGCTGTTCCACCTCGGTGAGATGGCGACGGCGACGGAGTCGCTCGACGAGGCCACCTTCGAGCTGCTGGGTGCCGAGCTGGGCTACCAGGTCCAGATCGTCAGCCCCGAGGACGAGGACAAGGAGCTCCTGGAGGGCTTCGACATCGACCTCGAGCAGGAGCTCGAGGACGAGACCGACGAGGACCTCGTCTACCGCTCGCCCGTCGTCACGGTCATGGGTCACGTCGACCACGGCAAGACGCGCCTGCTCGACGCCATCCGCGATGCGAACGTCATCGACGGCGAGGCCGGCGGCATCACGCAGCACATCGGCGCCTACCAGGTCTGGAAGGAGCACGAGGGCGAGGACCGCGCGATCACCTTCATCGACACCCCGGGCCACGAGGCGTTCACCGCCATGCGTGCCCGCGGTGCGCAGGTGACCGACATCGCGATCCTGGTCGTCGCGGCCGACGACGGCATCATGCCGCAGACGATCGAGGCGCTGAACCACGCCCAGGCGGCCAACGTGCCGATCGTGGTCGCGGTCAACAAGGTCGACAAGGAGGGGGCGAACCCCGCCAAGGTGCGCCAGCAGCTCACCGAGTACGGCCTCGTCACCGAGGAGTACGGCGGCGACACGATGTTCGTCGACGTCTCCGCGCTCGCCCGCACCGGCATCGAGGAGCTCCTCGAGGCCGTGCTGCTCACCGCAGACGCAGGTCTCGACCTGCGGGCCAACCCCAACAAGGAGGCTCGCGGCGTCGCGATCGAGGCGAGGCTCGACAAGGGCCGCGGCGCCGTGGCGACCGTGCTCATCCAGTCGGGCACGCTGCGCGTCGGCGACGCGATCGTCGCGGGCACGGCCTACGGCCGCGTCCGTGCGATGGTCGACGACCGCGGCGAGCTGGTCCAGGAGGCCGGCCCGTCGATGCCCGTCCAGGTGCAGGGCCTCTCGAGCGTCCCGCGCGCCGGCGACAGCTTCATCGTCACCGAGGAGGACCGCACCGCGCGCCAGATCGCTGAGAAGCGCGAGGCCGTGGAGCGCAACGCGCAGCTGGCGAAGGCCCGCAAGCGCCTGTCGCTCGAGGACTTCAAGCTGGCGCTGGAGCAGGGCAAGGTCGAGACGCTCAACCTCATCATCAAGGGCGACGTGTCGGGTGCCGTGGAGGCGCTCGAGGAGTCGCTCATGAAGATCGAGATCGACGACACCGTCGACCTGCGGATCATCCACCGCGGCGTCGGCGCCGTCACCGAGTCGGACGTGAACCTGGCGACGGTCGACTCGGCCGTCATCATCGGCTTCAACGTGCGCCCCGACCCGAAGGCACGAGAGCGCGCCGCCCGCGAGGGCGTCGACATCCGCTTCTACAACGTGATCTACGCGGCCATCGAGGACGTGGAGAACTCGCTGAAGGGCATGCTCAAGCCGGAGTTCGAGGAGAAGCAGTCGGGCGTGGCGGAGATCCGCGAGGTGTTCCGCTCGTCCAAGTTCGGCAACATCGCCGGCTGCATCGTGCGCTCGGGGACGATCACCCGCAACGCCAAGGCTCGCGTCATCCGCGACGGCGTCGTGCTGGCCGATGGCCTCGCCATCGAGTCGCTGCGCCGCTTCAAGGACGACGTCACCGAGGTCCGCACGGACTTCGAGTGCGGCATCGGCCTCGGCAAGTTCAACGATCTGCAGATCGGCGACGAGATCGAGACCACCGAGATGGTGGAGAAGCCGCGCGTCTGA
- a CDS encoding YlxR family protein, producing MSIRTCLGCRARTEPAHLVRIVSAGGAAVVDPDRRLPGRGAWVHPTQQCVERAVRAIPRALRQRLDTSPIARWAQDGLDPSPDRRNEKHMDN from the coding sequence ATGAGCATCCGTACGTGCCTTGGCTGTCGCGCGCGCACTGAACCCGCACATCTCGTGCGGATCGTGAGCGCAGGCGGAGCGGCGGTCGTCGATCCCGATCGACGGCTTCCCGGCCGAGGGGCGTGGGTGCATCCGACGCAGCAGTGCGTGGAACGCGCGGTCCGCGCGATCCCGCGGGCGCTGCGCCAGCGCCTGGACACGTCACCCATCGCACGATGGGCCCAGGACGGGCTCGACCCGAGCCCCGACCGAAGGAATGAAAAGCACATGGACAACTGA
- the nusA gene encoding transcription termination factor NusA yields the protein MKIDLTVLKTVERERDISSDALIHIIEQAILQAHLRSGEKHDAAAPQPRVEVDRATGEVTLFEPELDEDGNRIGESVATTEDFSRIAASAAKQVIFQALRDKSDETVLGAYKDREGDIIAGVVQQGTNPRMVHVKLGDDMEALLPPEEQVPGAEYKHGQRMRVYITKVERGQRGPQVTVSRTHPSLVRRLFALEVPEIASGAVEIVAIAREAGHRTKIAVRATRPGINAKGACIGELGARVRAVQAELGDEKVDIVDYSEDLPAFVASALSPARVSDAFMLDEKTKAVRALVPDFQLSLAIGREGQNARLAAKLTGAKIDIQPDSVMDE from the coding sequence GTGAAGATCGATCTGACCGTGCTGAAGACCGTCGAGCGCGAGCGGGATATCTCCTCGGACGCCCTGATCCACATCATCGAGCAGGCGATCCTGCAGGCGCACCTCCGCTCGGGCGAGAAGCACGATGCCGCGGCGCCGCAGCCGCGCGTCGAGGTCGACCGCGCGACCGGCGAGGTGACGCTCTTCGAGCCCGAGCTCGACGAGGACGGCAACCGCATCGGCGAGTCGGTCGCGACGACCGAGGACTTCAGCCGCATCGCCGCATCCGCCGCGAAGCAGGTCATCTTCCAGGCGCTGCGCGACAAGAGCGACGAGACCGTGCTCGGCGCCTACAAGGACCGCGAGGGCGACATCATCGCCGGCGTCGTCCAGCAGGGCACGAACCCGCGCATGGTGCACGTCAAGCTCGGCGACGACATGGAGGCGCTGCTGCCGCCCGAGGAGCAGGTGCCGGGCGCCGAGTACAAGCACGGCCAGCGGATGCGCGTCTACATCACGAAGGTCGAGCGCGGCCAGCGCGGTCCGCAGGTCACCGTGAGCCGCACCCACCCGTCGCTCGTGCGCCGGCTCTTCGCGCTCGAGGTGCCCGAGATCGCCTCCGGCGCCGTCGAGATCGTCGCGATCGCGCGCGAGGCCGGCCACCGCACGAAGATCGCCGTGCGCGCCACCCGTCCCGGCATCAACGCGAAGGGCGCGTGCATCGGCGAGCTCGGCGCCCGCGTGCGCGCGGTGCAGGCGGAGCTCGGTGACGAGAAGGTCGACATCGTCGACTACTCCGAGGACCTGCCCGCCTTCGTCGCGAGCGCGCTGAGCCCCGCGCGGGTGTCGGATGCGTTCATGCTCGACGAGAAGACGAAGGCGGTGCGCGCGCTCGTGCCCGACTTCCAGCTGTCGCTCGCGATCGGCCGGGAGGGCCAGAACGCCCGCCTGGCGGCGAAGCTGACCGGCGCGAAGATCGACATCCAGCCCGACTCGGTCATGGATGAGTGA
- the rbfA gene encoding 30S ribosome-binding factor RbfA has protein sequence MAENPRARKIADRIHEITVRALEHEVRDPRLGFVTITAVRMTGDLQHASIFYTVYGTDEEREETARALTSAKGVVRREIGKGLTLRLTPSIEFFLDALPENAASIEHLLDEARVRDRAAQEAAAAAQYAGDADPYKKPREIDDED, from the coding sequence ATGGCAGAGAACCCCAGGGCGAGGAAGATCGCCGACCGCATCCACGAGATCACCGTGCGCGCGCTCGAGCACGAGGTGCGCGACCCGCGGCTCGGCTTCGTGACGATCACGGCGGTGCGCATGACGGGCGACCTCCAGCACGCCTCGATCTTCTACACGGTCTACGGGACCGATGAGGAGCGCGAGGAGACCGCGAGGGCACTCACGAGCGCGAAGGGCGTCGTGCGCCGCGAGATCGGCAAGGGCCTGACGCTGCGGCTGACGCCGTCGATCGAGTTCTTCCTCGACGCGCTGCCCGAGAACGCGGCGTCGATCGAGCACCTGCTCGACGAGGCGCGCGTGCGCGACCGCGCCGCGCAGGAGGCGGCCGCCGCCGCGCAGTACGCGGGCGACGCCGACCCCTACAAGAAGCCGCGCGAGATCGACGACGAGGACTGA
- the truB gene encoding tRNA pseudouridine(55) synthase TruB, producing the protein MPAAPADPDGILLVDKPQGITSHTAVSRARRALGTRKVGHAGTLDPMATGLLILGVGPSTRLLTHMVGLDKTYTATVALGAATTTDDAEGEVTATRDASHLSESDLVAPMAALTGDIEQVPSSVSAIKVDGERAYARVRAGEQVELKARPVTVARFEVVAFRPGAVAEADVVVDCSSGTYIRALARDLGAALGVGGHLSALRRTRIGPFSVDGAPDADALPEAARDLLLPPAEAAARILPVATLDAERAADLANGRRTAALEGESGIVAAVHGDRLVGIARVAGRRLLPVTNFPTGTGGAA; encoded by the coding sequence GTGCCAGCAGCCCCCGCAGACCCCGACGGCATCCTGCTCGTCGACAAGCCCCAGGGCATCACGAGCCACACCGCGGTGAGCCGCGCGCGACGGGCGCTCGGCACGCGGAAGGTCGGTCACGCGGGCACGCTCGACCCCATGGCGACCGGGCTGCTGATCCTCGGCGTCGGTCCCTCCACGCGGCTGCTGACGCACATGGTCGGGCTCGACAAGACCTACACGGCGACCGTCGCGCTCGGCGCCGCGACCACGACCGACGACGCCGAGGGCGAGGTCACCGCGACGAGGGATGCGTCGCACCTGTCGGAGTCCGACCTCGTCGCGCCGATGGCGGCGCTCACGGGCGACATCGAGCAGGTGCCGTCGTCGGTGAGCGCCATCAAGGTCGACGGCGAGCGCGCGTACGCCCGCGTGCGGGCGGGGGAGCAGGTCGAGCTCAAGGCGCGGCCGGTGACCGTCGCGCGGTTCGAGGTGGTCGCGTTCCGGCCCGGCGCCGTCGCCGAGGCCGACGTCGTCGTCGACTGCTCGAGCGGCACGTACATCCGCGCGCTCGCCCGCGACCTCGGCGCGGCGCTCGGCGTCGGCGGCCACCTGTCGGCGCTCCGCCGCACCCGCATCGGCCCGTTCTCGGTCGACGGCGCGCCCGATGCCGACGCGCTGCCCGAGGCCGCGCGCGACCTGCTGCTGCCGCCCGCCGAGGCGGCCGCCCGCATCCTGCCGGTCGCGACGCTCGACGCCGAGCGCGCCGCCGACCTCGCCAACGGCCGCCGCACCGCTGCCCTCGAGGGGGAGTCTGGCATCGTCGCGGCGGTCCACGGCGACCGGCTCGTCGGCATCGCGCGCGTCGCGGGCCGTCGGCTGCTGCCGGTCACGAACTTCCCGACCGGCACCGGGGGCGCAGCGTGA